A region of Natribaculum luteum DNA encodes the following proteins:
- a CDS encoding GNAT family N-acetyltransferase, with the protein MELREATVDDADSIRSIAHASLRSSYTDFLDESTVDDAVEQWYSDDALEGAFESDRVLFLVAEDDGTITGFSQSELVGDGHETGQILWLHVDPDHRGAGTGVRLLVRTREELLELGAEEIRGLVLEDNELGNEFYANHGFERAGTREIEVGDETYTENVFVAGELESDDEWRAIEAVELDGETVYVSYGEAVRGSKAPFYTAYESEEGTRRYSWFCGNCESVDIAMDTMGRVECNVCGNRRKPTRWDAAWL; encoded by the coding sequence ATGGAGCTTCGCGAGGCTACCGTCGACGACGCCGACAGCATTCGATCGATCGCCCACGCGTCCCTTCGATCGTCGTACACCGACTTCCTCGACGAGTCGACGGTCGACGACGCCGTCGAGCAGTGGTACAGCGACGACGCACTCGAGGGGGCGTTCGAGAGCGACCGCGTGCTCTTTCTCGTCGCCGAAGACGACGGGACGATCACCGGGTTCTCCCAGAGCGAACTCGTCGGCGACGGACACGAGACCGGGCAGATCCTCTGGTTGCACGTCGATCCCGACCACCGCGGGGCCGGAACCGGCGTTCGGCTGCTAGTGCGGACTCGCGAAGAACTCCTCGAGTTGGGGGCCGAGGAGATTCGCGGTCTCGTCCTCGAGGACAACGAACTCGGCAACGAGTTCTACGCGAACCACGGCTTCGAGCGCGCCGGCACGCGCGAGATCGAAGTCGGTGACGAGACCTACACCGAGAACGTCTTCGTCGCTGGCGAACTCGAGTCCGACGACGAGTGGCGTGCGATAGAGGCAGTCGAACTGGACGGTGAGACGGTCTACGTCAGTTACGGCGAGGCAGTACGTGGATCGAAAGCGCCGTTTTATACGGCCTACGAGAGCGAGGAGGGGACGCGTCGGTACAGCTGGTTCTGTGGGAACTGCGAGAGCGTCGACATCGCGATGGACACGATGGGACGGGTCGAGTGTAACGTCTGTGGCAACCGTCGAAAGCCGACCCGCTGGGACGCGGCCTGGCTGTGA
- a CDS encoding succinylglutamate desuccinylase/aspartoacylase family protein: protein MSDVDTGNEPPDESDAFTYNGGRVDPGESANIRYGISETYLGDPVRIPVTVVNGEHPGPTVFLSAAAHGDELNGIEVVREVAHDWDHSVLHGTLVCLPVMNVPGFLAQERYLPIYDRDLNRSFPGREGSTSAKRMAHRIFTNFIEPCDLGVDFHTSTRGRTNMLHVRANVDRPEVERVAKAFGSNVIISGEGPSGTLRREATEADIPTITVEMGEAHRFQRGLIDRALTGVASVLAEFGLHQDSSVHWPGWRTVIDDADEKTWLRADAGGIVDMKHGRGGLVYEGDVICTITNPFKEEDDIDTVEAPFTGLIVGVLENPVVYPGNPLCHLVGLSEDTLSALEREVTGADSIADVLD, encoded by the coding sequence ATGAGCGATGTCGACACTGGCAACGAGCCGCCCGACGAGAGCGACGCATTCACGTACAACGGCGGTCGCGTCGACCCTGGCGAGTCGGCAAACATTCGATACGGGATCAGCGAGACGTACCTCGGTGATCCCGTCCGGATCCCGGTTACAGTGGTGAACGGCGAGCACCCGGGGCCGACGGTGTTTCTCTCGGCGGCCGCACACGGCGACGAACTCAACGGCATCGAGGTCGTCCGCGAGGTCGCACACGACTGGGACCACTCGGTGCTTCACGGGACGCTCGTCTGCCTGCCGGTGATGAACGTGCCGGGATTTCTCGCCCAGGAGCGATATCTGCCGATCTACGACCGGGACCTCAACCGATCGTTTCCCGGTCGCGAGGGGTCGACGAGTGCAAAGCGGATGGCACACCGAATCTTCACGAACTTCATCGAACCCTGTGACCTGGGGGTCGACTTTCACACGTCGACGCGTGGACGGACGAACATGCTCCACGTCCGGGCGAACGTGGACCGACCCGAGGTCGAACGGGTCGCGAAGGCGTTCGGTTCGAACGTCATCATCTCCGGCGAGGGGCCCTCCGGGACCCTGCGTCGCGAGGCGACCGAGGCGGACATCCCCACGATCACCGTCGAAATGGGCGAGGCCCACCGCTTCCAGCGTGGTCTCATCGATCGCGCGCTGACCGGCGTCGCGAGCGTCCTCGCCGAGTTCGGCCTCCACCAGGACTCCTCGGTCCACTGGCCGGGCTGGCGGACCGTCATCGACGACGCCGACGAGAAGACGTGGCTTCGCGCCGACGCGGGTGGTATCGTCGACATGAAACACGGTCGCGGCGGCCTCGTCTACGAGGGCGACGTCATCTGCACGATCACGAATCCCTTCAAGGAGGAAGACGACATCGACACCGTCGAAGCACCCTTTACCGGGCTGATCGTCGGCGTCCTCGAGAACCCCGTCGTCTACCCCGGCAACCCGCTCTGTCACCTCGTCGGCCTGAGCGAGGACACCCTTTCCGCACTCGAGCGCGAGGTCACCGGAGCCGACTCGATCGCCGACGTCCTCGACTGA
- the sdhC gene encoding succinate dehydrogenase, cytochrome b556 subunit → MSQSYNRGLIEDFGRWKEFSAGMWAWIFHKFTGWMLIGYLFTHIAVLSSSLTSPEAYTTTIQGLESLFIIRVLEVGLLAVAVFHILNGIRLLMVDLGVGLEAQDKSFYASLIITGIIVVASVPTFLDGVTF, encoded by the coding sequence ATGAGTCAGTCTTACAATCGCGGTCTCATCGAGGACTTCGGTCGCTGGAAGGAGTTCTCGGCCGGGATGTGGGCGTGGATTTTCCACAAGTTCACCGGGTGGATGCTCATCGGCTACCTGTTTACCCACATCGCCGTGCTGAGCAGCTCCCTGACCAGCCCCGAGGCGTACACGACGACTATCCAGGGACTCGAGAGCCTGTTTATCATCCGGGTGCTCGAGGTCGGACTCCTCGCAGTCGCAGTCTTTCACATCCTCAACGGGATCCGACTGCTGATGGTCGACCTCGGCGTCGGGCTCGAGGCCCAGGACAAGAGCTTCTACGCGTCACTGATCATCACCGGGATCATCGTCGTTGCGAGCGTCCCGACGTTCCTCGACGGGGTGACCTTCTAA
- a CDS encoding succinate dehydrogenase hydrophobic membrane anchor subunit — protein sequence MAERYSSFTPGGTGWLLQRLTAAFLIVVLAFHFFLLHFVNHAADVTFAATQARMQNVGYFLTMVLFLVTAAFHGVNGVYNALLNQGLTGTRKKVVFAVLTLAGLALVAQGTYVALVMAGWM from the coding sequence ATGGCAGAGCGCTACTCTTCGTTTACCCCGGGCGGAACGGGATGGCTGCTCCAGCGGCTCACGGCGGCGTTTCTGATCGTCGTGCTCGCGTTCCACTTCTTCCTGTTGCACTTCGTCAACCACGCCGCAGACGTGACGTTCGCCGCAACGCAGGCGCGGATGCAGAACGTGGGCTACTTCCTGACGATGGTGCTGTTTCTCGTCACGGCCGCGTTCCACGGCGTCAACGGCGTCTACAACGCGCTTCTCAACCAGGGGTTGACGGGCACTCGAAAGAAAGTCGTCTTTGCAGTCCTTACCCTCGCCGGACTCGCACTGGTCGCCCAGGGTACCTACGTCGCACTCGTCATGGCGGGGTGGATGTAA
- a CDS encoding succinate dehydrogenase/fumarate reductase iron-sulfur subunit, with the protein MSTQQQKQPDEPETQEAPTDQEMKAEASPQQKRLQRKREQQSAREASADEGELEGETVHLKVFRYDPEVADKQEPRFDDFHVPFEKGMTVLDAVMYARDHFDSSLTFRHSCRQAVCGSDAFFVNGKQRLGCKTQISELSQPVRVEPLPHQEVVKDLVVDMDHFYEQMHAVEPYFQSEDLPQGELEEQRQSRENREKIKMSSRCIWCGACMSSCNIAAGDNQYLGPAAINKAYKFAMDDREEDEIKEHRLRILEQEHGVWRCQTQFSCTEVCPKDIPLTEHIQELKREAVKKNLKFW; encoded by the coding sequence ATGAGTACGCAACAACAGAAGCAACCGGACGAACCCGAAACGCAAGAAGCGCCGACTGACCAGGAGATGAAAGCGGAGGCGTCGCCCCAGCAGAAGCGACTCCAGCGCAAACGAGAGCAACAGAGCGCACGCGAGGCGTCGGCGGACGAGGGCGAACTTGAGGGGGAGACGGTCCACCTCAAGGTGTTCCGCTACGACCCCGAAGTCGCGGACAAACAGGAGCCGCGGTTCGACGACTTCCACGTCCCGTTCGAGAAGGGGATGACGGTGCTCGACGCGGTGATGTACGCGCGAGACCACTTCGACTCCTCGCTGACGTTCCGTCACTCCTGTCGGCAGGCGGTCTGTGGCTCGGACGCCTTCTTCGTCAACGGCAAGCAGCGCCTTGGCTGTAAGACCCAGATCAGCGAACTCAGCCAGCCGGTTCGCGTCGAGCCGCTGCCCCACCAGGAAGTCGTCAAGGACCTCGTGGTGGATATGGACCACTTCTACGAGCAGATGCACGCCGTCGAGCCGTACTTCCAGTCCGAGGATCTGCCCCAGGGCGAACTCGAGGAGCAGCGCCAGAGCCGCGAGAACCGCGAGAAGATCAAGATGAGTTCGCGATGTATCTGGTGTGGCGCGTGTATGTCCTCGTGCAACATCGCCGCGGGCGACAACCAGTATCTCGGGCCAGCAGCGATCAACAAGGCCTACAAGTTCGCGATGGACGATCGCGAAGAAGACGAGATCAAAGAGCACCGACTCCGCATTTTGGAACAGGAACACGGCGTCTGGCGGTGCCAGACACAGTTCTCCTGTACCGAGGTGTGTCCGAAGGACATCCCGCTGACCGAGCACATTCAGGAGCTCAAGCGTGAAGCAGTCAAGAAGAACCTGAAATTCTGGTAA
- a CDS encoding FAD-binding protein: MYEHDVIVVGAGGAGLRAAVAAHEAGADVAMVTKLHPVRSHTGAAEGGINAALREGDDWELHAYDTMKGSDYLGDAPAVETLAKDAPEETINLEHWGMPFSREEDGTVSQRPFGGLSFPRTTYAGAETGHHLLHTMYEQVVKRGIEVYDEWFVTQLAVTDEPDPNDRTCHGVVAYDVQTGKIEGFKARKGVVLATGGPGQAFDHTTNAVSCTGDGQAMAYRAGAPLEDMEFIQFHPTSLPSTGVLISEGVRGEGGILYNNEGERFMFEYGYANNSGELASRDVVARAELTEVNEGRGVKDEYVHLDMRHLGEERIMDRLENILHLAEDFEGVDGLVEPMPVKPGQHYAMGGIETDENGATCIDGLYAAGECACVSVHGGNRLGGNALPELIVFGKRAGYHAAGGDLGEAEIETGYADDVEDDDTDLPITPGEAGIEPEGVAADGSGQVADAKGTLERAVEAERERVDHLLEKDDGVQHSEIRSKLQQAMTDYVNVFRTEEGVKKALKIIRECRQEYQDVYVDDPSRTFNTDLQHTIETRNLIDVAETIALGALVRDEFRGAHWRKEHQERKDDEWLKHTLISWDRGKPSVWYRPVILEGEEKTYEPKVRSY, translated from the coding sequence ATGTACGAACACGACGTCATCGTCGTCGGCGCAGGCGGCGCCGGCCTCCGGGCTGCGGTCGCAGCACACGAAGCAGGAGCGGACGTAGCGATGGTCACCAAACTCCACCCGGTGCGCAGTCACACCGGGGCTGCGGAGGGCGGCATCAACGCCGCGCTCCGCGAGGGAGACGACTGGGAACTCCACGCCTACGACACCATGAAGGGCTCGGACTACCTGGGCGACGCGCCCGCAGTCGAGACCCTCGCGAAGGACGCCCCTGAAGAGACGATCAACTTGGAGCACTGGGGGATGCCCTTCTCCCGCGAGGAGGACGGCACCGTCTCCCAGCGTCCCTTCGGTGGACTCTCGTTCCCGCGGACCACCTACGCCGGTGCGGAGACCGGCCACCACCTGCTGCACACGATGTACGAGCAGGTCGTCAAACGCGGTATCGAGGTCTACGACGAGTGGTTCGTGACGCAACTTGCCGTCACCGACGAACCCGACCCGAACGACCGCACCTGCCACGGCGTCGTCGCCTACGACGTCCAGACCGGCAAGATCGAGGGATTCAAGGCCCGCAAGGGTGTCGTCCTCGCAACCGGTGGTCCCGGCCAGGCGTTCGACCACACGACAAACGCCGTCTCCTGTACCGGCGACGGACAGGCCATGGCCTACCGTGCGGGCGCGCCGCTCGAGGACATGGAGTTCATCCAGTTCCACCCGACCTCCCTTCCCTCCACTGGCGTCCTCATCTCCGAGGGCGTCCGCGGTGAGGGTGGCATCCTCTACAACAACGAGGGCGAGCGGTTCATGTTCGAGTACGGCTACGCGAACAACTCCGGCGAACTCGCCTCTCGAGACGTCGTCGCCCGCGCCGAGTTGACCGAGGTCAACGAGGGTCGCGGCGTCAAAGACGAGTACGTCCACCTCGACATGCGCCACCTCGGCGAGGAGCGCATCATGGACCGCCTCGAGAACATCCTGCACCTCGCGGAGGACTTCGAGGGCGTCGACGGCCTCGTCGAGCCGATGCCGGTCAAACCAGGCCAGCACTACGCGATGGGCGGTATCGAGACCGACGAGAATGGCGCGACCTGTATCGACGGCCTCTACGCCGCAGGCGAGTGTGCCTGCGTCTCCGTCCACGGCGGGAACCGCCTGGGTGGGAACGCCTTGCCCGAACTCATCGTCTTCGGCAAGCGCGCCGGCTACCACGCCGCCGGTGGCGACCTCGGCGAGGCCGAGATCGAGACGGGCTACGCCGACGACGTCGAGGACGACGACACCGACCTCCCGATCACGCCCGGCGAGGCCGGCATCGAACCCGAAGGCGTCGCCGCCGACGGCTCCGGACAGGTCGCCGACGCCAAGGGCACGCTCGAGCGCGCCGTCGAAGCCGAACGTGAGCGCGTCGATCACCTGCTCGAGAAAGACGACGGCGTCCAGCACTCGGAGATCCGGTCGAAGCTCCAGCAGGCGATGACCGACTACGTGAACGTCTTCCGAACCGAGGAGGGCGTCAAGAAGGCCCTGAAGATCATCCGCGAGTGCCGCCAGGAGTATCAGGACGTCTACGTCGACGACCCGTCGCGAACGTTCAACACGGACCTCCAGCACACCATCGAGACGCGGAACCTGATCGACGTCGCCGAGACGATCGCGCTCGGCGCACTCGTCCGTGACGAGTTCCGCGGCGCTCACTGGCGCAAGGAACACCAGGAACGCAAAGACGACGAGTGGCTCAAGCACACGCTCATCTCCTGGGACCGCGGCAAGCCGTCGGTCTGGTACCGCCCCGTCATCCTCGAGGGCGAGGAGAAGACCTACGAGCCGAAAGTGCGCAGCTACTAA
- a CDS encoding XapX domain-containing protein, producing MSLQITVLALLTGLLTGALFRFLHVPIPAPPELPGLMGIVGIYLGYKLIGYFDVGVDVLDALGV from the coding sequence ATGTCCCTACAGATCACCGTCCTCGCGCTGCTGACGGGTCTCCTTACCGGCGCGCTGTTCCGATTCCTCCACGTCCCGATCCCCGCCCCGCCGGAGCTGCCCGGGCTCATGGGGATCGTCGGTATCTACCTCGGGTACAAACTGATCGGCTACTTCGACGTCGGCGTGGACGTCCTCGACGCGCTCGGGGTCTAG
- a CDS encoding helix-turn-helix domain-containing protein: MTLQRADVSVPDDLTSARAKLLYLYLSVRGQATADEVCADLDLDKGTVLSITGTLREQGYVRREDGQYAV, encoded by the coding sequence ATGACGCTGCAACGCGCAGACGTATCGGTACCGGACGACCTCACGTCGGCACGGGCGAAACTCCTCTACCTCTATCTCTCCGTTCGGGGGCAGGCGACTGCCGACGAGGTCTGTGCAGATCTCGATCTCGACAAGGGGACCGTGCTTTCGATTACGGGAACGCTGCGCGAGCAAGGATACGTGCGCCGAGAAGACGGCCAGTACGCCGTCTAG